The proteins below are encoded in one region of Mangifera indica cultivar Alphonso chromosome 7, CATAS_Mindica_2.1, whole genome shotgun sequence:
- the LOC123221609 gene encoding protein HEADING DATE 3A-like gives MSWEGSCSNRDPLVVGRVIGDVINNCNRSVSLNVSYGNRDVNNGVELKPAVVANHPRVDIGGTDLRTFYTLVMVDPDAPSPSNPSLREYLHWMVTDIPGSTGASFGQEIVNYESPRPTLGIHRFVFMLFRQLGRQTVYAPAWRQNFITRDFAELYNLGSPVAAVYFNCQKETGSGGRRRQ, from the exons ATGTCTTGGGAAGGCAGTTGTTCCAATAGAGATCCTCTTGTTGTTGGGAGAGTAATTGGAGATGTTATTAACAATTGTAATAGGTCAGTTTCTCTTAATGTTAGCTATGGCAACCGGGATGTCAACAATGGTGTTGAGCTCAAGCCAGCTGTTGTTGCCAATCATCCAAGGGTTGACATTGGTGGAACTGATCTTAGGACCTTCTATACTTTG GTCATGGTGGATCCTGATGCACCAAGCCCTAGTAATCCAAGTCTCAGAGAATACTTGCATTG GATGGTGACTGATATTCCCGGATCTACAGGGGCATCCTTCG GACAAGAGATTGTGAATTATGAGAGCCCGAGACCAACATTGGGGATTCACAGGTTTGTATTTATGTTGTTTCGTCAACTGGGAAGACAAACTGTGTATGCACCAGCGTGGCGCCAGAATTTCATCACCAGAGACTTTGCTGAGCTTTACAATCTGGGATCTCCTGTGGCTGCTGTTTACTTCAATTGCCAGAAGGAGACTGGCTCTGGAGGAAGAAGAAGGCAGTAA